Proteins co-encoded in one Cucurbita pepo subsp. pepo cultivar mu-cu-16 chromosome LG15, ASM280686v2, whole genome shotgun sequence genomic window:
- the LOC111811122 gene encoding CDT1-like protein b yields MDASEKISSPSSSLPFKSKKTLRSNSKSLLQDQQSLSSKTPEKPAELTTRTRSRKVVLSIKEVRRAAESVRESNRQLPRDLTTEGSKSVRRQIDSWSNESPSSRFKTSVDKSKKLPEKFEFLSKFFDSLDSVMRLLRFKGVASNFSNVCPKIEVLTDRRFSYGHLAQMKFIVPEAIELKKVMIFDERTSCMKPDLHISFNFSVLDYKDDLETGNQYMQLRKLFKARLSEFASSHPEIDDVPKDLLPKPFNCSSQDLFPKTNFLSSVKAPIEQLAAEQPAISSSVAEDHSNENQGFRIIKSTMTVTGPSKQKELIGLSHFSPSFTRRFSQKVNRETEKTGQAAKRSDQIPFCSDAETKVETESSSMPFSPVKLPSNSTCNSNCPENYASPLRSSALPLPTTPSNMAARVALTNEDDPTAKTSDIKSTPAKLVSTPARLMASTPAMAPPKRSSMSPDDDDSSRSANKLVRRPPRSRSLVFDTPTKEDKNDDQKDLTRCASPDDDILDILPQSLVQSIREKERKIKEEQMPAISQAKRRQKMIASLPKLFNAIFFLFHKRTVITREELIYKIIVGNMDIVDKKEIEEQINLLLELVPDWISEKLASSGDVLLCIDRLSSAETVRARLAEAK; encoded by the exons ATGGACGCCTCCGAGAAGATTTCTTCTCCATCATCATCTTTACCCTTCAAATCGAAGAAAACTTTGCGCTCCAACTCCAAATCCTTACTTCAGGATCAACAATCTTTGAGTTCCAAGACGCCGGAGAAGCCGGCGGAGCTCACTACCAGAACTAGGAGCCGTAAGGTTGTGCTTTCAATCAAAGAGGTGCGGCGAGCTGCTGAGAGTGTCCGTGAATCTAATCGTCAGCTGCCTCGTGATCTGACCACGGAAGGGAGTAAATCGGTCAGAAGGCAGATAGATTCGTGGTCGAATGAAAGTCCATCTAGTAGATTCAAGACTTCTGTTGATAAGTCTAAGAAGTTGCCTGAGAA ATTTGAATTTCTGAGCAAGTTCTTTGATAGCTTGGACTCTGTAATGCGGTTGTTACGATTTAAAGGTGTAGCATCCAACTTCTCTAATGTGTGTCCCAAGATCGAAGTCCTTACTGATAG GAGGTTTTCATATGGTCATTTGGCCCAAATGAAGTTTATTGTACCTGAAGCAATAGAGCTTAAGAAGGTCATGATCTTTGATGAGCGGACCAGTTGTATGAAGCCAGATCTTCACATATCATTCAATTTTAGCGTGCTAGATTATAAAGATGACCTTGAAACAGGAAACCAGTATATGCAATTGAGAAAGTTGTTCAAGGCACGGCTTTCAGAATTTGCAAGTTCCCATCCAGAG ATTGATGATGTTCCAAAGGATTTGCTGCCAAAGCCATTCAATTGCTCAAGTCAAGATCTTTTTCCAAAAACCAACTTTTTATCATCTGTCAAGGCACCAATTGAGCAATTGGCCGCTGAGCAACCAGCAATTTCATCAAGTGTTGCAGAAGATCATTCAAACGAAAATCAAGGTTTTCGGATAATTAAATCTACCATGACTGTTACTGGCCCAAGTAAACAGAAGGAATTAATTGGGTTATCTCATTTTTCACCATCTTTTACCCGGCGTTTCTCTCAGAAAGTTAACAGAGAAACGGAGAAAACTGGCCAAGCTGCTAAGCGTTCTGATCAAATTCCATTTTGTTCCGATGCCGAGACAAAAGTCGAGACAGAATCTTCATCTATGCCTTTCTCCCCTGTTAAACTACCTTCCAACTCAACCTGCAATTCAAACTGTCCTGAAAACTATGCTTCTCCCCTTCGTTCTTCAGCATTGCCTCTTCCCACAACTCCCAGTAATATGGCAGCTAGAGTAGCCCTTACAAATGAAGACGACCCAACTGCAAAAACTAGTGATATAAAATCAACTCCTGCAAAGCTTGTTTCAACCCCGGCTCGTCTGATGGCTAGCACACCTGCAATGGCTCCACCAAAAAGAAGCTCCATGAGTCCCGATGACGATGATTCTTCTCGGTCAGCAAACAAGTTGGTTCGACGTCCTCCCCGCTCTAGATCACTTGTATTTGACACTCCCACAAAGGAAGATAAAAATGATGATCAAAAAGATCTTACAAGATGTGCATCACCTGACGATGACATCTTAGATATTCTACCTCAGAGCCTTGTGCAATCG AtcagagagaaagaaaggaagattaaagaagaacaaatgCCGGCAATATCTCAAGCTAAGAGACGACAGAAAATGATTGCCAGCCTACCCAAACTCTTCAATGctatcttcttcttgttccaCAAGCGCACAGTTATCACCAGGGAGGAGCTAATATACAAAATAATCGTTGGCAACATGGACATTGTTGACAAAA aggaaattgaagaacagATAAATTTGTTGCTAGAACTGGTTCCCGATTGGATTTCTGAGAAGTTGGCATCCAGTGGTGATGTATTACTCTG CATCGATAGATTGTCGAGTGCCGAGACGGTACGCGCTCGACTTGCAGAAGCTAAGTGA